A part of Desulfomicrobium baculatum DSM 4028 genomic DNA contains:
- a CDS encoding ABC transporter ATP-binding protein, with translation MPASTAVVSLRGITKVFGAVRANNDISLDIHAGRIKALLGENGAGKSTLMSILAGHYLPDSGQILIDGQESLLRSTKDAIKAGIGMVYQHFMLVEAMTVAENVFLGQEPGFFLSPTAMREQVRALAQSFGLDIDPAARVADLSMGEKQRVEILKLLQRKSRILIFDEPTAVLTPQEAQQLFMALRSMAAQGKAIVYISHKLGEVMALADEIAILRRGEVVDELPASEVHSQSDLARRMVGREVLLEVHREPMELRQNVLRMENVSNETLRDVSLSLRQGEILAVVGVAGNGQKDLVEVVCGLKEPRKGEVNVLGKSWQTFFSEPSWQGGLSYIPEDRMGLAVCRGMDLVDNFLLTTRQGYSSSVWLQRDKAKSVAQDLVRQFKVSPPDVNCQARQLSGGNLQKMVLAREFHRRPRLIVAEQPTQGLDVSAIEEVWATLLAAREEAGILLVTGDLSEALALADRVAVMYGGAIVDTFPADDRQRVDRIGQMMAGMKPDEND, from the coding sequence ATGCCAGCTTCCACGGCCGTGGTCAGTCTGCGCGGCATCACCAAGGTCTTCGGCGCGGTGCGGGCCAACAACGACATCAGCCTGGACATCCACGCGGGCCGGATAAAAGCCCTGCTTGGCGAAAACGGGGCAGGCAAGAGCACGCTCATGTCCATTCTGGCCGGACATTACCTGCCCGACAGCGGCCAGATCCTCATCGACGGCCAGGAGAGCCTGCTGCGATCGACCAAGGACGCCATCAAGGCCGGAATCGGCATGGTCTACCAGCACTTCATGCTGGTGGAGGCCATGACCGTGGCCGAAAACGTTTTCCTGGGCCAGGAGCCGGGATTTTTCCTTTCTCCTACGGCCATGCGTGAACAGGTCCGGGCACTGGCACAGAGTTTCGGCCTGGATATCGACCCGGCCGCCCGTGTGGCGGACCTGTCCATGGGCGAAAAGCAGCGCGTTGAAATCTTGAAGCTCCTGCAGCGTAAAAGCCGCATTCTCATCTTCGACGAACCCACGGCCGTGCTCACTCCCCAGGAGGCGCAGCAGCTCTTCATGGCCCTGCGCAGCATGGCCGCCCAGGGCAAGGCCATCGTCTACATCTCCCACAAGCTGGGCGAGGTCATGGCATTGGCCGACGAGATCGCCATCCTCCGCCGGGGCGAAGTGGTGGATGAGCTTCCGGCGAGCGAGGTGCATTCCCAGTCCGATCTGGCCAGGCGCATGGTTGGCCGGGAAGTGCTGCTGGAAGTGCATCGCGAACCCATGGAACTGCGGCAGAATGTGCTGCGCATGGAGAATGTCAGCAACGAAACGTTACGGGATGTCTCCTTGAGCCTTCGGCAGGGAGAAATCCTGGCCGTGGTCGGCGTGGCCGGCAACGGCCAGAAGGATCTGGTCGAAGTCGTGTGCGGCCTCAAGGAACCACGCAAAGGCGAGGTCAACGTGCTCGGCAAGAGCTGGCAGACCTTTTTTTCCGAACCCTCCTGGCAGGGGGGCCTCAGCTACATCCCCGAAGACCGCATGGGCCTGGCGGTCTGCCGGGGCATGGATCTGGTCGACAATTTTCTGCTGACCACGCGCCAAGGATACAGCTCTTCCGTCTGGCTGCAGCGCGACAAGGCCAAATCCGTGGCCCAGGATCTGGTTCGGCAGTTCAAGGTCTCGCCGCCGGACGTGAACTGTCAGGCCAGGCAGCTTTCCGGCGGCAACCTGCAGAAGATGGTCCTGGCCCGGGAATTCCATCGCAGACCGCGCCTCATCGTGGCCGAGCAGCCCACCCAGGGCCTTGACGTCTCGGCCATCGAGGAAGTCTGGGCCACCCTGCTCGCGGCCCGCGAGGAGGCCGGGATACTGCTCGTCACCGGCGACCTGTCCGAGGCTCTGGCTCTGGCCGATCGCGTCGCGGTCATGTACGGGGGAGCCATCGTGGACACGTTCCCTGCGGACGACCGGCAACGCGTCGACCGCATCGGACAGATGATGGCAGGGATGAAGCCCGACGAAAATGACTGA
- the gpt gene encoding xanthine phosphoribosyltransferase, translating into MTENRYQRTYPISWDQLHRDAKALSWRLLDKDFFNGIIAVTRGGLVPAAIIARELDIRLVDTICVSSYDWKNQKGEVKLLKGIEGNGEGWLIIDDLVDTGRTAKLIRELLPKAHFASVYAKPAGRPLVDTFVTEVSQDTWILFPWDTESQFVQPIAGMRQG; encoded by the coding sequence ATGACCGAAAACAGATATCAGCGCACCTACCCCATTTCCTGGGACCAGCTGCACCGTGATGCCAAGGCCCTTTCCTGGCGCCTTCTGGACAAGGATTTCTTCAACGGCATCATCGCCGTGACCCGTGGCGGCCTTGTGCCCGCGGCAATCATCGCCCGCGAACTGGACATCCGACTGGTGGATACGATCTGCGTGTCCAGCTATGACTGGAAAAACCAGAAAGGCGAGGTCAAGCTGTTGAAAGGCATCGAGGGCAACGGCGAGGGCTGGCTCATCATCGATGATCTGGTCGACACCGGCCGCACCGCCAAGCTCATCCGCGAACTGCTGCCCAAGGCCCACTTCGCCTCCGTCTACGCCAAGCCCGCAGGACGCCCGCTGGTGGACACCTTCGTCACCGAGGTCAGCCAGGACACCTGGATCCTCTTTCCGTGGGACACGGAATCGCAGTTCGTGCAGCCCATCGCCGGGATGCGGCAGGGCTGA
- a CDS encoding ABC transporter permease codes for MLQFSAVRRQEPLGWGSCLVFLTALALAFTVSGLLLAVQDKPAASALWLLVHSAFGSGYALEDCLIKAIPIFLCSLGVGLTFRLQIWNIGAEGQFALGAVGATWAALTFPGWPWYALLPTMLICASLTGSLWGIIPAVLRLKLKANEIIVTLMLNYVGILILEYLVYGIWKDPGSFGFPMTSEFVPAAVVARIGDTRLNWGLLLCLAIGVLMTIFLRSTRLGYELRACGENVRAARYARMPYAKLVVLVMAVSGALAGWAGFLEASATLGRLQPSIMSGYGYTAIVVAWLANLNPLIIAVSSFLLAGLRVGMETLQLDLQVPAAFGAIMEGLILLAVLAGGFFSRYRLHFRRIR; via the coding sequence ATGCTTCAATTCAGTGCCGTTCGAAGACAGGAGCCCCTTGGGTGGGGCTCCTGTCTTGTTTTTCTGACAGCCTTGGCCCTGGCCTTCACCGTTAGCGGGCTGCTTCTGGCCGTGCAGGACAAACCGGCGGCAAGCGCCCTGTGGCTGCTGGTGCACAGCGCTTTTGGCTCCGGCTATGCGCTGGAGGACTGCCTGATCAAGGCCATCCCCATTTTTCTGTGCTCGCTGGGCGTGGGCCTGACTTTTCGTTTGCAGATCTGGAACATCGGTGCAGAGGGCCAGTTCGCCCTGGGCGCCGTGGGCGCAACCTGGGCCGCCCTGACCTTTCCCGGCTGGCCCTGGTACGCCCTGCTGCCGACCATGCTGATCTGCGCCTCGCTGACCGGTAGCCTGTGGGGAATCATTCCTGCGGTGCTGCGTCTTAAACTCAAAGCCAACGAGATCATCGTCACCTTGATGCTCAATTATGTGGGCATCCTGATTCTTGAGTATCTTGTCTACGGAATCTGGAAGGACCCGGGCAGTTTCGGCTTTCCCATGACCAGCGAATTCGTGCCCGCCGCCGTGGTCGCGCGCATCGGAGACACCCGCCTGAACTGGGGGCTGCTGCTCTGCCTGGCCATCGGCGTACTGATGACGATTTTCCTGCGCTCCACCCGCCTGGGTTATGAACTTCGGGCCTGCGGCGAAAATGTCCGCGCCGCCCGTTACGCACGCATGCCCTACGCCAAGCTGGTGGTCTTGGTCATGGCCGTGAGCGGGGCCCTGGCCGGATGGGCCGGATTTCTGGAGGCATCCGCCACGCTCGGGCGGCTGCAGCCGAGCATCATGTCCGGCTACGGGTACACGGCCATTGTCGTGGCCTGGCTGGCCAACCTGAACCCGCTTATCATCGCCGTGTCGTCTTTTCTTCTGGCGGGCCTGCGCGTAGGCATGGAGACCCTGCAGCTCGACCTGCAGGTCCCGGCGGCCTTCGGCGCCATCATGGAAGGCCTTATCCTCCTGGCCGTTCTGGCCGGAGGATTCTTCTCGCGCTATCGCCTGCACTTCAGGAGGATCAGATGA
- a CDS encoding BMP family ABC transporter substrate-binding protein: protein MRKCLPLFLLAFLALGSTCFAEDMKVGFVYVSPVGDAGYSYAHDQGRLAVEAMDGVTTSFVESVAEGQDSERVIMNMARKGYDVIFATSYGYMDPMLKVSKDFPKVKFLHCSGYKNAENMANYFGRIYQARYLTGMVAGAMTKSNVLGYVAAFPIPEVIRGINAFTLGAQAVNPDVQVRVVWTKTWYDPATEKEAGKSLLDVGCDVIAQHQDSPGPQEAAQERGVYSVGYNTDMSAFAPKSHLTAAIWNWGPFYTEMVQQIKDGTWKSDFYWYGLDKGIVDIAPFGEMVPADVQKTVLDKKAEIAAGTYQVFTGPIKDQSGAEKVAAGTVMADADLLGFNWFVQGVVGTLE from the coding sequence ATGCGAAAATGTTTGCCCTTGTTCCTGCTGGCCTTTTTGGCCTTGGGATCAACCTGCTTCGCCGAAGACATGAAAGTCGGTTTTGTCTATGTGTCCCCGGTGGGAGACGCCGGATATTCCTATGCCCATGACCAGGGCCGACTGGCTGTCGAAGCCATGGACGGAGTGACCACCTCGTTTGTCGAATCCGTGGCCGAAGGGCAGGATTCCGAACGCGTCATCATGAACATGGCCCGCAAGGGGTATGACGTCATCTTCGCCACAAGTTACGGCTACATGGACCCCATGCTGAAAGTGTCCAAGGATTTTCCCAAGGTCAAATTCCTGCACTGTTCCGGCTACAAAAATGCTGAAAACATGGCCAATTATTTCGGCCGCATCTATCAGGCCCGCTACCTGACCGGCATGGTCGCAGGCGCCATGACCAAGTCCAACGTGCTGGGCTACGTGGCGGCCTTCCCCATTCCCGAAGTCATCCGCGGCATCAACGCCTTCACCCTTGGCGCCCAGGCCGTGAATCCCGATGTGCAGGTCCGCGTAGTCTGGACCAAGACCTGGTACGACCCGGCAACCGAAAAAGAAGCCGGCAAATCCCTGCTCGACGTCGGTTGCGACGTCATCGCCCAGCATCAGGATTCCCCCGGCCCGCAGGAAGCGGCGCAGGAACGCGGCGTCTACTCCGTGGGTTACAACACCGACATGAGCGCTTTTGCGCCCAAGTCGCACCTGACCGCAGCCATCTGGAACTGGGGCCCGTTCTATACGGAAATGGTCCAGCAGATCAAAGACGGCACCTGGAAGAGCGACTTCTACTGGTACGGACTGGACAAGGGCATCGTCGATATCGCGCCCTTCGGCGAGATGGTTCCGGCCGATGTGCAGAAGACCGTGCTCGACAAGAAGGCGGAAATCGCCGCCGGCACCTATCAGGTCTTCACCGGCCCCATCAAGGACCAGTCCGGGGCCGAGAAAGTCGCGGCCGGCACGGTCATGGCCGACGCGGATCTGCTCGGATTCAACTGGTTCGTGCAGGGCGTTGTCGGCACCCTGGAATAA
- the folE2 gene encoding GTP cyclohydrolase FolE2, which yields MRDVQSGPADVALRIDRVGVKNLSIPLTVRDRAKGRLHTVARVDLSVDLPARFKGTHMSRFLEALRDMDTTLDADSCKNLLLDLRDRLQAESSHLCFFFTYFLEQRAPVTGSAALMDYSCFLRGVLRNGEVSLILGVEVPVMTVCPCSKAISREGAHSQRAMVRIEAQCLGMLWLEDLIAIAQESGSSPVYALLKREDEKYVTEAAFAAPTFVEDVVRGAASRLAAHPKVNGFRVEVESFESIHNHSAYACIDQMDEGADTAHTALDGSPACGR from the coding sequence ATGCGCGACGTTCAGAGCGGCCCGGCGGATGTGGCCCTTCGCATCGACCGCGTAGGGGTCAAGAACCTGTCCATTCCCCTGACGGTGCGCGACCGGGCCAAGGGACGGCTGCATACCGTGGCGCGGGTGGATTTGAGCGTGGATCTGCCGGCCCGGTTCAAGGGCACGCACATGAGCAGATTCCTTGAAGCCCTGCGCGACATGGACACGACCCTGGACGCGGACAGCTGCAAAAACCTGCTGCTGGATCTGCGCGACCGTCTGCAGGCCGAAAGCTCCCACCTGTGCTTTTTTTTCACCTATTTTCTGGAACAACGCGCCCCGGTCACTGGCAGCGCGGCGCTCATGGACTATTCCTGTTTTCTGCGCGGGGTGCTGCGCAATGGCGAGGTCAGCCTGATACTGGGCGTGGAAGTGCCGGTTATGACCGTGTGTCCCTGCTCCAAGGCGATTTCCCGGGAAGGCGCCCACAGCCAGCGGGCCATGGTCCGCATCGAGGCGCAGTGCCTGGGCATGCTTTGGCTGGAAGACCTCATCGCCATCGCGCAGGAATCCGGTTCTTCCCCGGTTTATGCGCTCTTGAAAAGAGAGGATGAGAAGTATGTGACCGAAGCGGCCTTTGCCGCCCCGACCTTTGTGGAGGATGTGGTACGGGGCGCGGCGTCGCGCCTGGCCGCGCATCCCAAGGTGAATGGTTTTAGGGTCGAGGTGGAATCGTTTGAATCCATTCACAACCACAGCGCCTATGCCTGCATCGATCAGATGGACGAAGGCGCGGACACCGCCCACACAGCCCTTGACGGAAGTCCTGCCTGCGGTAGATAA
- the rdgC gene encoding recombination-associated protein RdgC gives MGFMSASVGLTRYRIVEEDIPSSLWHEVDDRLKRNAFRDIDASAEERSFGWVSFDNMLDPDFALCPPEKGPYLTFTLRLDTRRVPPAVMKKHFAVAMNEAMRAMRDQGKKFLTKEQKTEIREQVELRLRARTLPIPACFDVVWDTNRQTVWIASTQSKLTELFEELFTHTFGLHLEPLTPYFQALNILGAERKAALDDFEPTVFAQGGA, from the coding sequence TTGGGATTCATGTCAGCAAGCGTGGGGCTCACCCGTTACCGCATTGTGGAGGAGGATATCCCTTCGAGCCTGTGGCACGAAGTGGACGACCGCCTCAAACGCAACGCTTTTCGCGATATCGACGCCAGCGCCGAAGAACGCAGCTTTGGCTGGGTCTCCTTCGACAATATGCTCGATCCGGACTTTGCGTTGTGTCCGCCTGAAAAAGGCCCGTACCTGACCTTCACCCTGCGTCTGGACACGCGTCGCGTGCCGCCCGCGGTCATGAAAAAGCACTTCGCCGTGGCCATGAACGAGGCCATGCGGGCCATGCGCGACCAGGGCAAGAAATTTTTGACCAAAGAGCAGAAGACCGAGATCCGCGAACAGGTCGAACTGCGCCTGCGCGCCCGGACCCTGCCCATTCCGGCCTGCTTCGACGTGGTCTGGGACACAAACCGGCAGACCGTCTGGATCGCGTCCACCCAGTCCAAGCTGACCGAACTCTTCGAGGAGCTGTTCACCCACACCTTCGGCCTGCACCTGGAGCCCCTGACGCCCTACTTTCAGGCCCTGAACATCCTTGGAGCCGAACGCAAGGCGGCGCTTGACGATTTTGAACCAACCGTTTTCGCCCAGGGAGGTGCATGA
- a CDS encoding PilZ domain-containing protein: protein MSKDTMISFRTTEEFSKSLKKFAKKNKVTLSGFIDAVLQDFLQSQAGQDILLEDRRRFPRQHKALPAIISGQNGSQKYFHASKITNLSLGGINLVVPKNGDGCNLVDQKLESFDVVFALPQEERPITIQCQGKRVFQTADCYQVGASFDDTDLDSYQALQSYLY, encoded by the coding sequence ATGTCCAAAGACACGATGATAAGTTTCCGGACCACGGAAGAATTCAGCAAATCGCTGAAAAAATTTGCAAAGAAGAACAAGGTCACGCTTTCCGGCTTTATCGACGCCGTTTTGCAGGATTTTTTGCAGTCCCAGGCGGGGCAGGACATCCTGCTGGAGGACCGGCGCAGGTTTCCGCGCCAGCACAAGGCCCTTCCGGCCATCATCAGCGGCCAAAACGGTTCGCAAAAATATTTCCATGCCAGCAAGATAACCAACCTGTCCCTGGGCGGGATCAATCTCGTCGTGCCCAAGAACGGCGACGGGTGCAATCTGGTCGACCAGAAGCTGGAATCCTTTGATGTCGTCTTCGCCCTGCCGCAGGAAGAGCGCCCCATCACCATCCAGTGCCAGGGCAAGCGGGTTTTTCAGACCGCGGACTGCTATCAGGTCGGCGCCAGCTTCGACGACACCGACCTGGACAGCTATCAGGCTTTGCAGAGCTATCTCTACTGA
- the nikR gene encoding nickel-responsive transcriptional regulator NikR, with translation MGQTIRFGVSLDSDLLEKFDALCEERCYQTRSEAIRDLIRGTLVQKEWEDLNKEMVGTLTLVYDHHHSDLAQKMTEIQHSSLDVIVTSLHIHLDHHNCMEVLILRGPGQDIKATAERLISTKGVKHGKLNLATTGQDLT, from the coding sequence ATGGGTCAGACTATTCGTTTTGGGGTGTCCCTGGACTCCGATCTGCTGGAAAAATTCGACGCACTGTGTGAGGAACGCTGCTATCAGACTCGCTCTGAAGCCATCCGCGACCTTATCCGAGGCACTCTGGTGCAGAAGGAATGGGAAGACCTGAACAAGGAGATGGTCGGCACCCTGACCCTGGTCTATGACCACCATCACTCGGACCTGGCGCAAAAGATGACCGAAATCCAGCACTCATCCCTTGATGTCATTGTCACGTCCCTGCACATCCATCTTGACCACCACAACTGCATGGAGGTGCTCATTCTGCGCGGTCCGGGACAGGACATAAAGGCCACCGCCGAACGGCTCATCTCCACCAAGGGCGTGAAGCACGGCAAGCTGAACCTAGCCACCACCGGGCAGGATCTGACCTGA
- a CDS encoding class I SAM-dependent methyltransferase — MTELHENHGQLTVNAAGRSWTLERPADLESLWQSMDENDPEAEEHIPYWVELWPATLALCGWLARQDLAGRRCLDLGCGLGLSALVAANLGAQVVGMDYEHGALYFAARNTRINSVPSPLWVRMDWNNPGFAPASFERIWGGDIFYEQRFFEPLENLLLRSLAPGGRVWFGDPERTVSSTVWSRFSRRGWRVRNQGQEVVPFEQARMTVNVWELFRPQ; from the coding sequence ATGACTGAACTCCATGAAAACCATGGGCAGCTCACGGTGAACGCCGCCGGGCGGTCCTGGACCCTGGAGCGCCCGGCGGATCTGGAGTCCCTCTGGCAGTCCATGGACGAGAACGACCCGGAAGCCGAAGAGCACATCCCCTACTGGGTGGAGCTCTGGCCCGCGACCCTGGCCCTTTGCGGCTGGCTGGCCCGGCAGGACCTGGCCGGACGCCGATGCCTGGATCTGGGCTGCGGGCTGGGGTTGTCGGCCCTGGTGGCAGCAAACCTTGGCGCGCAGGTCGTCGGGATGGACTACGAGCACGGCGCCTTGTACTTTGCGGCCCGGAACACCCGCATCAACTCCGTCCCTTCGCCACTTTGGGTGCGCATGGACTGGAACAATCCGGGTTTTGCGCCGGCCTCTTTCGAGCGCATCTGGGGCGGAGACATTTTCTACGAACAGCGATTTTTCGAACCTCTGGAAAATCTTTTGCTGCGCAGCCTGGCTCCGGGCGGCAGGGTCTGGTTCGGCGATCCCGAGCGGACCGTGTCGAGCACGGTATGGTCCAGGTTTTCCCGCCGCGGCTGGCGGGTCAGGAATCAGGGTCAGGAAGTGGTCCCCTTTGAGCAGGCCCGCATGACGGTCAACGTGTGGGAACTCTTCCGCCCGCAATGA
- the hslO gene encoding Hsp33 family molecular chaperone HslO: MNDQLVRIISDEANVRAMACLTTSTVREACARHATLPTASVALGRAMTGAVLLGALLKGRQRVSLKFEGNGPLGKIVVEADPMCLVHGYVGNPEVDLPLKDGRFDIPGALGRAGLLTVTKDLQLKAPYQGVVNLVSSEIAEDIAYYLTDSEQTPSAMGLTTIPDERGGIAVAGGFLIQSLPPANEEALDNLMRRIQSLPPLAKMFLDGATPKEILDRIFGDIPFEILGHQDVAFHCGCSRDRIEQALITLGVEEIKSLAEQNEDTVITCEFCREPYAFSPDDLRRLAEERH; this comes from the coding sequence ATGAACGATCAGCTTGTCCGCATCATCTCCGATGAAGCCAACGTGCGCGCCATGGCCTGCCTGACCACCTCCACGGTGCGCGAGGCCTGTGCCCGGCACGCCACCCTGCCCACCGCTTCCGTGGCCCTGGGCCGGGCCATGACGGGTGCTGTGCTTCTGGGCGCGCTGCTCAAGGGGCGGCAGCGCGTGTCCCTCAAATTCGAGGGGAACGGTCCGCTCGGCAAGATCGTGGTCGAGGCCGACCCCATGTGCCTCGTGCATGGCTACGTGGGCAATCCGGAGGTGGACCTGCCGCTTAAAGATGGCCGCTTCGACATCCCCGGCGCTCTGGGGCGGGCCGGCCTTTTGACCGTGACCAAGGACTTGCAGCTCAAGGCCCCCTACCAGGGCGTGGTCAATCTCGTGTCCAGCGAGATCGCCGAGGATATCGCCTATTACCTGACGGATTCCGAACAGACACCCTCGGCCATGGGCCTGACCACCATTCCGGATGAGCGGGGCGGCATCGCCGTGGCCGGAGGATTTCTGATCCAGTCCCTGCCCCCGGCCAACGAGGAGGCCCTCGATAATCTGATGCGGCGGATACAGTCTTTGCCGCCCCTGGCCAAGATGTTCCTGGACGGGGCCACTCCCAAAGAGATCCTGGACCGGATTTTCGGGGACATCCCCTTTGAGATTCTCGGACACCAGGACGTGGCCTTCCACTGCGGCTGCTCCCGCGATCGCATCGAGCAGGCGCTCATCACCCTCGGCGTGGAAGAAATCAAAAGCCTCGCCGAGCAGAACGAGGACACCGTCATCACCTGCGAATTCTGCCGGGAACCGTACGCCTTCAGTCCGGACGACCTGCGGCGACTGGCCGAGGAGCGGCATTAA
- a CDS encoding flagellar basal body rod C-terminal domain-containing protein: MMENVQAMQGISFSQQVAANNVANMNTNGFHSSRVEFETGLNGQGVQVQDVYENTASGPLVPSGEYVETDEGLRYEEMLVEGSNTDLATEMVQMIESEHAFAANAAALHTSLDMTGVIINMMV; encoded by the coding sequence ATGATGGAAAATGTTCAGGCCATGCAGGGTATCAGTTTTTCCCAACAGGTCGCGGCCAACAACGTGGCCAATATGAACACGAACGGCTTTCATTCCAGCCGGGTGGAATTTGAGACCGGCCTGAATGGTCAGGGCGTGCAGGTGCAGGATGTCTACGAAAACACCGCCTCCGGGCCACTGGTGCCAAGCGGTGAGTACGTCGAAACCGACGAGGGACTGCGCTACGAAGAAATGCTGGTCGAAGGCTCGAACACCGACCTGGCTACGGAAATGGTGCAGATGATCGAAAGCGAGCACGCCTTCGCCGCCAACGCCGCCGCCCTGCACACCAGCCTGGACATGACCGGGGTAATCATCAACATGATGGTCTGA
- a CDS encoding ABC transporter permease translates to MTPEILLALLAATVQAGTPILYATLGEILTEKGGILNLGVEGMMLVGALIAFLTALHTGSPVLAFVAGGLGGACMAALHGVVCIWFLGNQVVSGLALTIFGTGLAGFFGTPYIGRTAPGFDKFSLPGLGDLPALGTIFFQQDALVYLSYLIPPLLWAFFRYSRWGMAIRAAGESPAATRAAGLNVLAYRWAALLGGGMLVGFGGSYLSLAYTHLWTNGLTAGRGWIAVALVIFAFWRPSRAMLGAYLFGGVMAFQLRLQAMGTALPSSILLMLPYVLTIAALAFSSWRSDRTQAPAALGVNMEPSE, encoded by the coding sequence ATGACCCCCGAGATTCTGCTCGCCCTGCTTGCGGCCACGGTGCAGGCCGGAACCCCGATTCTTTACGCCACGCTGGGCGAGATCCTGACCGAAAAGGGTGGCATCCTGAACCTTGGAGTCGAGGGCATGATGCTTGTCGGCGCTCTGATCGCCTTCCTCACCGCCCTGCATACGGGCTCACCCGTGCTGGCCTTTGTGGCAGGAGGATTGGGCGGCGCGTGCATGGCCGCGCTGCATGGCGTTGTCTGCATCTGGTTTCTGGGCAACCAGGTCGTCTCGGGGCTGGCCCTGACCATCTTCGGCACGGGCCTGGCCGGTTTTTTCGGCACGCCCTACATCGGCCGCACCGCCCCCGGCTTCGACAAATTCTCCCTGCCCGGCCTCGGCGATCTGCCCGCACTGGGCACGATCTTTTTCCAGCAGGACGCGCTGGTCTATCTCTCCTACCTCATCCCGCCGCTCTTGTGGGCCTTCTTCCGCTACAGCCGCTGGGGCATGGCCATCCGCGCCGCCGGCGAGAGCCCCGCCGCGACACGGGCCGCCGGCCTGAACGTATTGGCCTACCGCTGGGCGGCGCTGCTGGGAGGCGGGATGCTGGTCGGTTTTGGCGGAAGCTATCTGAGCCTCGCCTACACCCATTTATGGACCAACGGGCTGACCGCCGGACGCGGCTGGATCGCGGTGGCCCTGGTCATCTTCGCCTTCTGGCGCCCCAGTCGCGCCATGCTTGGAGCCTATCTTTTCGGCGGAGTCATGGCCTTCCAGCTCCGTCTGCAGGCCATGGGCACGGCACTGCCTTCGTCCATCCTGCTCATGCTGCCCTATGTGTTGACCATCGCGGCCCTGGCGTTCTCGTCATGGCGTAGCGACCGCACCCAAGCCCCGGCCGCTCTGGGCGTGAACATGGAACCTTCTGAATAG